A region of Mesorhizobium sp. M3A.F.Ca.ET.080.04.2.1 DNA encodes the following proteins:
- the modA gene encoding molybdate ABC transporter substrate-binding protein codes for MTGNGFGLKRIAIGGLTAALMASAPAHAGDKVIVFAAASLKNALDAVNKACEPEVGEAATISYAASSALAKQIEGGAPADVFISADLDWMKYLSDKKLTKQDTEVKLLGNQIVLVAPKDSTVEAKVDKGFDLAKLIGGGRLAMGDIKAVPAGKYGKAALESLGIWSSVEDKVAQAENVRAALKLVSTGEAPLGIVYATDAHAEKGVKIVGTFPEDSHPPIIYPIAQTADSKDKDTAAFLKCVESAKAAELFKEQGFTILSPSN; via the coding sequence ATGACGGGGAACGGTTTTGGATTGAAGAGGATCGCCATTGGCGGCCTGACGGCGGCGTTGATGGCGTCGGCGCCTGCCCATGCCGGCGACAAGGTGATCGTATTCGCCGCCGCAAGCCTCAAGAACGCGCTTGATGCCGTCAACAAGGCGTGCGAGCCCGAAGTCGGCGAAGCGGCGACCATTTCCTACGCGGCAAGCTCGGCGCTGGCCAAGCAGATCGAAGGCGGCGCGCCCGCCGATGTCTTCATCTCGGCCGACCTCGACTGGATGAAGTATCTTTCAGACAAGAAGCTGACGAAGCAGGACACCGAAGTGAAGCTGCTCGGCAACCAGATCGTGCTGGTGGCGCCCAAGGATTCCACGGTCGAAGCCAAGGTGGACAAAGGCTTCGATCTCGCCAAGCTGATCGGCGGCGGCAGGCTCGCCATGGGCGACATAAAGGCAGTGCCGGCCGGCAAGTACGGCAAGGCGGCGCTGGAATCGCTGGGCATATGGTCCTCGGTCGAAGACAAGGTCGCGCAGGCCGAGAACGTGCGCGCCGCGCTGAAGCTGGTGTCGACGGGCGAGGCCCCGCTCGGAATTGTCTACGCCACTGACGCGCATGCGGAAAAAGGCGTGAAGATTGTCGGCACTTTCCCGGAAGATTCGCATCCGCCGATCATCTATCCGATTGCCCAGACAGCGGATTCGAAGGACAAGGATACGGCTGCCTTCCTGAAGTGCGTCGAGTCGGCCAAGGCTGCGGAGCTGTTCAAGGAACAGGGCTTCACGATCCTCAGCCCGAGCAACTGA
- the modB gene encoding molybdate ABC transporter permease subunit, whose product MNWLLDLTPEEWNAVRLSIKVATVAMFASLPPGILIALLLARGRFWGKTLVNGLVHLPLILPPVVTGYLLLLTFGKRGLAGAFLAEHFGIVFSFRWTGAALACGVMGFPLMVRAIRLSIEAVDRKMEAAAGTLGANPLWVFATITLPLILPGLIAGAILSFAKAMGEFGATITFVSNIPNETQTLPSAIYTFTQVPGGDAGALRLTLISILISMVALVASEVLARRVGRRMDIE is encoded by the coding sequence ATGAATTGGCTGCTGGACCTCACTCCCGAAGAATGGAATGCGGTCCGGCTGTCGATCAAGGTGGCAACGGTGGCGATGTTCGCCAGCCTGCCACCGGGCATCCTGATCGCGCTCCTGCTGGCTCGCGGCCGTTTCTGGGGCAAGACGCTTGTCAATGGGTTGGTGCACCTGCCGCTGATCTTGCCGCCGGTGGTGACCGGCTATCTACTGCTGCTCACCTTCGGTAAGCGGGGCCTCGCCGGCGCCTTCCTTGCCGAGCATTTCGGCATCGTGTTTTCGTTCCGCTGGACGGGCGCGGCCCTTGCCTGCGGCGTCATGGGCTTTCCCCTGATGGTGCGGGCGATCCGGCTGTCGATCGAGGCCGTCGACCGCAAGATGGAGGCCGCGGCCGGTACGCTCGGCGCCAATCCGCTCTGGGTCTTTGCCACCATTACGCTGCCGCTGATCCTGCCCGGCCTGATTGCCGGCGCGATCCTCTCCTTCGCCAAGGCCATGGGAGAGTTCGGAGCCACGATCACCTTCGTCTCCAACATCCCCAACGAGACGCAGACGCTGCCCTCGGCGATCTACACCTTTACGCAGGTGCCGGGGGGCGATGCCGGAGCACTCCGACTGACTTTGATCTCCATCCTCATCTCGATGGTGGCGCTGGTCGCCTCGGAGGTGCTGGCGCGACGCGTCGGCCGGCGGATGGATATCGAATGA
- the modC gene encoding molybdenum ABC transporter ATP-binding protein: protein MTLSVDISHRLGDFAVEANFESGGRLTALFGPSGSGKSTLINLIAGLIRPDKGRIAADDRVLVDTAADVFVPLHKRRIGMVFQDARLFPHMSVAGNLRYGRWFTPPAERYANMDAVVDLLGIGHLLERRPARLSGGEKQRVAIGRALLASPRLLLMDEPLASLDDARKAEILPYVERLRDETKIPIVYVSHSIAEVARLASVVVVLAQGKVAACGATEAIMQRLDLLPAEERGEGGAVLDTKVLRHDEAFGMTVLGSPAGEIRVPRLGQLAGASVRLRIRARDVMIATEHPAGLSALNILAGTIAAIGPGIGPTVEIAIDCNGVTVLARITDQSKRTLNLALGRKVFAVIKTVSFDSATTGAGLPVEADG from the coding sequence ATGACGCTCTCCGTCGACATCAGCCATCGCCTCGGCGATTTCGCCGTCGAAGCGAATTTCGAAAGCGGGGGCCGGCTGACGGCGCTGTTCGGCCCGTCGGGCTCGGGCAAGTCGACGCTGATCAACCTGATTGCCGGCCTGATTCGACCGGACAAGGGGCGCATCGCGGCCGACGACCGCGTACTCGTCGACACTGCTGCGGATGTTTTCGTGCCGCTGCACAAGCGGCGCATCGGCATGGTGTTCCAGGATGCGCGGCTCTTCCCGCATATGAGCGTCGCCGGAAATCTGCGCTATGGACGTTGGTTCACGCCGCCCGCCGAGCGCTACGCCAATATGGATGCGGTGGTCGACTTGCTCGGGATCGGCCATCTGCTCGAGCGGCGGCCAGCGAGACTGTCGGGCGGCGAGAAGCAGCGCGTGGCGATCGGTCGTGCCCTGCTGGCCAGCCCTAGGCTGCTCCTGATGGACGAGCCGCTCGCTTCGCTGGACGACGCGCGCAAGGCCGAGATACTGCCCTATGTCGAGCGGCTTCGCGACGAGACGAAGATCCCGATCGTCTATGTCAGCCATTCGATCGCCGAGGTGGCACGGCTGGCCAGCGTCGTCGTGGTGCTGGCGCAAGGAAAGGTCGCAGCCTGCGGCGCGACCGAAGCGATCATGCAGCGGCTGGATCTCTTGCCGGCGGAGGAGCGCGGCGAGGGCGGCGCGGTGCTGGATACCAAGGTTCTGCGTCATGACGAGGCGTTCGGCATGACGGTGCTGGGATCGCCTGCCGGCGAGATCCGCGTGCCCCGCCTAGGGCAATTGGCAGGAGCTTCGGTGCGGCTGCGGATCCGTGCCCGCGACGTCATGATCGCAACCGAGCATCCGGCGGGCCTCAGCGCGCTCAACATACTGGCGGGGACGATCGCGGCGATCGGGCCAGGCATCGGACCGACGGTGGAAATCGCCATCGACTGCAACGGCGTGACGGTGCTGGCGCGCATCACCGACCAGTCGAAACGAACCTTGAACCTTGCGCTGGGCCGCAAGGTCTTTGCCGTCATCAAGACGGTGAGCTTCGACAGCGCGACGACAGGGGCCGGGCTCCCGGTCGAAGCCGATGGGTGA
- a CDS encoding winged helix-turn-helix domain-containing protein has product MPSLSLRVNLDPDGRIGPGKIELLEQIAAFGSISAAARGMEMSYKHAWDLVEDMNRVFGKPLVAAQTGGRKGGGAQLTAVGLAVVSRFRAIERAATSAAAVHMEALQAEIDAG; this is encoded by the coding sequence ATGCCGTCGCTGAGTTTGCGCGTAAACCTAGACCCAGATGGGCGAATTGGACCCGGCAAGATCGAGCTTCTCGAGCAGATCGCGGCCTTCGGCTCGATCTCGGCCGCGGCGCGCGGCATGGAAATGTCCTACAAGCACGCCTGGGACCTTGTGGAGGACATGAACCGGGTGTTCGGCAAGCCATTGGTTGCGGCGCAGACCGGCGGCAGGAAAGGCGGCGGCGCGCAGTTGACGGCAGTCGGCCTTGCGGTTGTCAGCCGCTTCAGGGCCATAGAGCGTGCTGCCACCTCGGCGGCTGCCGTGCATATGGAAGCCCTGCAGGCGGAAATCGACGCAGGGTAG
- the cobF gene encoding precorrin-6A synthase (deacetylating), translating into MRKLLVIGIGAGNPEHLTVQAINGLNRADVLFIPDKGAKKNDLAELRRQICDRFVTNPQSRRVEFDVPVRAEPTSSYRATVDDWHEAIAGIYETLIRDELDEDGYGAFLIWGDPSLYDSALRILERVRVRGNVGFELEVIPGITAVQALASAHATALNRIGDSILVTTGRRLTEEGLPTNAGSTVVMLDGKCAFNTLADKDVFIQWGAYLGTPDQIIISGRLGDVGAEIERVREEARRKQGWIMDTYLLRKPEE; encoded by the coding sequence ATGCGCAAGCTTCTCGTCATCGGCATCGGCGCCGGCAATCCCGAACATCTGACGGTACAGGCCATCAACGGCCTGAACCGGGCCGACGTGCTGTTCATTCCCGACAAGGGCGCCAAAAAGAACGATCTCGCGGAGCTGCGTCGGCAGATCTGCGACCGCTTCGTCACCAACCCGCAGTCGCGACGGGTCGAGTTCGACGTGCCGGTGCGGGCCGAACCGACATCGTCCTACCGTGCGACCGTCGACGACTGGCACGAGGCGATCGCCGGGATCTACGAGACCCTGATCCGCGACGAGCTCGACGAAGACGGTTACGGCGCCTTCCTGATCTGGGGCGACCCTTCGCTCTATGACAGCGCGCTGCGCATCCTCGAGCGTGTGCGCGTCAGGGGCAATGTCGGTTTCGAGCTGGAGGTCATCCCCGGTATCACCGCCGTTCAAGCGCTCGCGTCAGCTCATGCGACGGCGCTGAACCGCATCGGCGATTCGATCCTGGTCACCACCGGCCGCCGCCTGACCGAGGAAGGCCTGCCGACCAATGCCGGTTCGACGGTAGTCATGCTCGACGGCAAATGCGCTTTCAATACGCTGGCCGACAAGGATGTGTTCATCCAATGGGGCGCTTATCTCGGCACGCCGGACCAGATCATCATCTCGGGGAGGCTCGGCGACGTTGGCGCCGAGATCGAAAGGGTCCGTGAGGAAGCCCGGCGCAAGCAAGGCTGGATTATGGACACGTATCTGCTGCGCAAGCCCGAGGAATAG
- a CDS encoding DUF4424 domain-containing protein, producing MFRTILIAALMFSAAPALANDSVAELGTGGLILSRSDAVAMKSEDLFISPDKVTVDYVFRNNTDKDVDAIVAFPMPDIEGDPNEMPAIPEAQSDNFLGFEVTIDGVDLKPQLEQRAFALGIDISADLKAQNVPLYPFGDAAKAALAKLPKDVAEDWENRGIIIEDTADDGSGMQTAYAPFWQLRSTYWWGSTFPANKDVHVSHSYKPSVGGTSSVNFYYEGKFQGQYDAYKTRYCMDEAFENAVRKAAKADPDGYPKYFENRIAYILTTGGNWASGNIGNFKLTIDKGSPNNLVSFCGHNVRKVSPTTFEMTAKDFYPEHDIDILLLEPSDGGNGG from the coding sequence ATGTTCCGCACAATTCTCATCGCAGCCCTGATGTTCTCGGCCGCGCCGGCCTTGGCCAACGATTCCGTCGCCGAACTCGGCACCGGAGGGCTGATCCTGTCGCGCAGCGACGCTGTCGCCATGAAAAGCGAGGACCTTTTCATCTCGCCGGATAAGGTGACGGTCGACTATGTGTTCCGCAACAACACCGATAAGGATGTCGACGCCATCGTCGCCTTCCCGATGCCCGACATCGAGGGCGATCCAAACGAGATGCCGGCCATCCCGGAAGCACAGAGCGACAATTTCCTCGGCTTCGAGGTGACGATCGACGGCGTGGACTTAAAGCCGCAGCTTGAACAAAGAGCGTTTGCGCTGGGCATCGACATCTCCGCCGATCTCAAGGCGCAGAACGTGCCGCTCTATCCGTTCGGCGATGCCGCCAAGGCGGCGCTGGCGAAACTGCCGAAGGATGTCGCCGAGGACTGGGAAAACCGCGGCATCATCATCGAGGACACCGCCGATGACGGCTCGGGGATGCAAACCGCCTACGCGCCGTTCTGGCAGTTGCGGTCCACCTATTGGTGGGGCTCGACTTTTCCCGCGAACAAGGACGTCCATGTCTCGCATAGCTACAAGCCAAGCGTTGGCGGCACGTCCTCGGTCAACTTCTATTATGAGGGCAAGTTCCAGGGTCAGTACGACGCCTACAAGACCCGCTACTGCATGGACGAAGCGTTCGAGAACGCGGTGCGAAAGGCGGCCAAGGCGGACCCGGACGGCTATCCGAAATATTTCGAGAACCGGATCGCCTATATCCTGACCACCGGCGGCAATTGGGCATCAGGCAATATCGGCAATTTCAAGCTGACGATCGACAAGGGCAGCCCGAACAATCTCGTTTCCTTCTGCGGCCACAATGTCCGCAAGGTGAGCCCCACGACCTTCGAGATGACAGCCAAGGATTTTTATCCCGAGCACGACATCGATATTCTATTGCTCGAGCCCTCTGACGGCGGGAACGGCGGCTGA
- a CDS encoding dihydrofolate reductase: MDIAIYVAIAENGVIGREGGLPWRLSSDLKRFKSDTMGKPIIMGRKTYEGIGRPLPGRLNIVVTRDKTWRAEGIEVAHSLDEAVTLAKVRGRCMAGAEEICVVGGGEIYAQALPLADRLHVTHVLAEVDGDAHFPPIDPAIWRIVRAEDFPAGEKDSHATRYTVYERRSDHR; encoded by the coding sequence ATGGACATCGCGATTTACGTCGCCATTGCCGAAAATGGCGTGATCGGACGCGAGGGCGGCTTGCCATGGCGGCTGTCCAGCGATCTCAAGCGCTTCAAGTCCGACACGATGGGCAAGCCCATCATCATGGGCCGCAAGACCTATGAAGGCATCGGCCGGCCGCTGCCCGGCAGGCTCAACATCGTGGTGACGCGAGACAAGACCTGGCGCGCCGAGGGCATAGAGGTCGCGCATTCGCTCGACGAGGCGGTCACGCTGGCCAAGGTGCGCGGCCGCTGCATGGCGGGCGCCGAGGAGATCTGCGTCGTCGGCGGCGGCGAAATCTATGCCCAGGCGCTGCCGCTTGCCGACCGGCTCCACGTCACCCATGTGCTGGCCGAGGTCGATGGCGATGCACATTTTCCGCCGATCGATCCGGCCATCTGGCGGATCGTGCGGGCCGAGGATTTTCCGGCGGGCGAAAAGGACAGCCATGCGACGCGCTACACCGTCTACGAGCGCCGCAGCGACCATCGGTGA
- the hflK gene encoding FtsH protease activity modulator HflK — MPWNDKSGGGGPWGGGGNQGPWGQGPKGPSGPQGSPPDLEDIIRRGQDRLRRALPGGGGASPAVFGLIALALVVLWAFKAIYTVQPDEVAVELRFGKPKAELSQPGLHFHWWPIETVETAKISEQLVSIGGGSSSGSGLMLSGDQNIVNVQFSVAYQVSDPRAYLFDVSDPDGMLTQVAESAMREAVGRRPAQDIFRDDRQGIAASVREIIQTTLDGYKAGLQVNAISIEDAAPPREVADAFDEVQRAEQDEDKFVEQANQYSNQKLGQARGAAAQIREDAAAYKNRVVQEAEGEAQRFISVYNEYAKAPDVTRKRLYLETMEKILKDSNKVVVEQGNGQGVLPYLPLPALQPKAPTASAPLGGTTGGNQ; from the coding sequence ATGCCCTGGAACGACAAGAGCGGCGGCGGCGGCCCGTGGGGCGGCGGCGGCAATCAGGGACCCTGGGGGCAGGGGCCGAAAGGGCCAAGCGGACCGCAAGGTTCACCCCCCGACCTCGAGGACATCATCCGCCGCGGCCAGGACAGGTTGCGGCGCGCGCTTCCGGGCGGCGGCGGCGCCAGCCCCGCAGTCTTCGGCCTGATCGCGCTGGCACTGGTCGTGCTTTGGGCCTTCAAGGCAATCTATACGGTGCAGCCCGACGAAGTTGCGGTGGAATTGCGCTTCGGCAAGCCGAAAGCAGAACTTTCGCAGCCTGGCCTGCATTTCCATTGGTGGCCGATCGAGACGGTCGAGACGGCCAAGATTTCCGAACAGCTGGTCAGCATCGGTGGCGGATCGAGCAGCGGCTCCGGGCTGATGCTCTCCGGCGACCAGAACATCGTCAATGTGCAGTTCTCGGTCGCTTATCAGGTCTCCGACCCCAGGGCCTATCTGTTCGACGTGTCCGATCCCGACGGCATGCTGACGCAAGTGGCCGAAAGCGCCATGCGCGAGGCCGTCGGCCGGCGGCCGGCACAGGACATCTTCCGCGACGATCGCCAGGGTATTGCTGCCTCGGTGCGCGAAATCATCCAGACGACGCTCGATGGCTATAAGGCCGGGCTGCAGGTCAACGCGATCTCGATCGAGGACGCGGCGCCTCCGCGCGAAGTGGCCGATGCCTTCGACGAGGTGCAGCGGGCCGAGCAGGACGAAGACAAGTTCGTCGAGCAGGCCAACCAATATTCCAATCAGAAACTCGGCCAGGCGCGCGGCGCGGCGGCGCAGATCCGCGAGGACGCCGCCGCCTATAAGAACCGCGTCGTGCAGGAGGCCGAAGGTGAGGCGCAGCGCTTCATCTCCGTCTACAACGAATATGCCAAGGCGCCCGATGTGACGCGCAAACGCCTTTATCTGGAAACGATGGAGAAGATCCTGAAGGACTCGAACAAGGTCGTCGTCGAGCAGGGCAACGGGCAAGGCGTGCTGCCCTATCTGCCGCTGCCGGCACTGCAGCCGAAGGCGCCGACGGCGTCGGCCCCCCTGGGCGGCACGACGGGAGGTAACCAGTGA
- a CDS encoding protease modulator HflC — protein sequence MANRLPIIAVIAAVLLFLLYSSVFVVSAGQQAIVLRFGEIIDVKSEPGVYFKAPFAFFDADSVQMVEKRVMRFDLDNIRVQVSGGKFYEVDAFIAYRISDPRTFRAAVSGQVELAEARLKTRLDAALRRVYGLRDFEAALSEERAVMMREVRDQLRPDATSLGLDIEDVRIRRTDLTAEVSQQTYDRMKAERLAEAERLRARGNEAAQRIKARADREVVEIVAEAQKESEILRGEGEAQRSATFAEAYQRDPAFFDFYRSMNAYGTALDNTGTTMVLSPNSEFFRFFRDPESKPVPGPGAAAPQPGPAQPAAPATQPSTAQ from the coding sequence ATGGCCAACCGTCTTCCCATCATCGCCGTCATCGCGGCTGTGCTTCTTTTCCTGCTCTATTCGTCAGTGTTCGTGGTCAGCGCGGGCCAGCAGGCGATCGTGCTGAGGTTCGGCGAGATCATCGACGTCAAGAGCGAGCCCGGCGTCTACTTCAAGGCGCCGTTCGCCTTCTTCGACGCCGACAGCGTGCAGATGGTCGAGAAGCGCGTGATGCGTTTCGATCTCGACAACATTCGCGTCCAGGTGTCCGGCGGCAAGTTCTACGAGGTCGACGCCTTCATCGCCTACCGCATTTCGGATCCGCGCACCTTCCGCGCCGCGGTGTCGGGGCAGGTGGAACTGGCCGAAGCCCGCCTGAAGACCCGCCTCGACGCGGCGCTGCGGCGAGTCTACGGCTTGCGCGACTTCGAAGCGGCGCTTTCCGAGGAGCGCGCCGTCATGATGCGCGAGGTGCGCGATCAGTTGCGCCCGGACGCCACGTCGCTCGGCCTCGACATCGAGGATGTGCGCATTCGCCGGACCGATCTGACGGCCGAAGTCTCGCAGCAGACCTACGACCGCATGAAGGCCGAACGCCTCGCAGAGGCGGAGCGGCTTCGCGCACGCGGCAACGAGGCGGCGCAGCGCATCAAGGCAAGGGCCGATCGCGAGGTCGTCGAGATCGTCGCCGAGGCGCAGAAGGAATCCGAAATCCTGCGCGGTGAGGGCGAGGCGCAACGCAGTGCCACCTTCGCGGAAGCCTACCAGCGCGATCCGGCCTTCTTCGACTTCTATCGCTCGATGAACGCTTACGGCACGGCGTTGGACAACACCGGGACCACCATGGTGCTGTCGCCCAACTCCGAGTTCTTCCGCTTCTTCCGCGATCCGGAAAGCAAGCCTGTCCCTGGACCGGGGGCAGCAGCACCGCAACCGGGACCGGCGCAGCCTGCGGCGCCGGCGACGCAGCCCAGCACCGCCCAGTAG
- a CDS encoding DUF2065 family protein — MQDFLAAVGLVLVIEGLVYGGFPGLARKLAAEVLSMPESALRFGGLAAIAVGVGIVWLVRG; from the coding sequence GTGCAGGATTTTCTTGCGGCAGTCGGCCTGGTTCTCGTCATCGAGGGCCTGGTCTATGGAGGCTTTCCGGGCCTGGCCCGGAAGCTCGCCGCGGAGGTGCTGTCGATGCCGGAGAGCGCGCTGCGATTTGGCGGGCTGGCCGCGATCGCAGTCGGCGTCGGCATCGTCTGGCTGGTGCGCGGCTAA
- a CDS encoding DegQ family serine endoprotease, translating to MISDTLLRAARRTLFAGATAFVVGIVAVPSFVAPTIAADGPPSVADLAEHLLGAVVNISTSQTVKGTEGPGAVPMPQLPEGSPFQDFFDDFFKNRGGDKGGGQKVQSLGSGFVIDAEQGIVVTNNHVIADADDIEVNFSDGVTLKATLVGTDTKTDVAVLKVDPKGHKLTAVKFGDSTKMRVGDWVMAIGNPFGLGGTVTVGIISARNRDINSGPYDDFIQTDAAINRGNSGGPLFNSIGEVIGINTAIISPSGGSIGIGFSIPSQLAAGVVDQLRQFGETRRGWLGVRIQPVTDDIAESLGMATAKGALVAGVIKGGPVDNGSVQAGDVIIKFDGKDIHEMRDLPRVVAESPVGKAVDVVIVRKGVEQTVKVTLGRLEDGEKLASGEKGNTDQDNGDKAAPVSTASVLGMTIGELNEQTRQKFSIAADVSGVVITDVAKDSAAAERGIQPGEVITEIAQESVGTPKDVMDRIGALKDQGRKNALLMLASKSGELRFVTIRMD from the coding sequence ATGATATCCGACACCCTGTTGCGCGCGGCGCGGCGTACGCTTTTCGCCGGCGCCACCGCATTCGTCGTCGGCATTGTTGCCGTCCCGTCTTTCGTGGCCCCCACGATCGCTGCAGACGGGCCGCCTTCGGTCGCTGATCTCGCCGAGCATCTGCTCGGGGCGGTGGTCAACATCTCGACCTCGCAGACGGTCAAAGGCACGGAAGGTCCGGGCGCGGTGCCGATGCCGCAGCTTCCCGAAGGCTCGCCCTTCCAGGATTTCTTCGACGACTTCTTCAAGAACCGTGGCGGTGACAAAGGCGGCGGGCAGAAGGTGCAGTCGCTGGGTTCCGGCTTCGTCATCGACGCCGAGCAGGGCATCGTGGTGACCAACAACCACGTCATCGCCGATGCCGACGACATCGAAGTGAATTTCTCAGACGGCGTGACGCTGAAGGCGACGCTTGTCGGCACCGACACCAAGACCGACGTCGCGGTGCTGAAGGTCGATCCCAAGGGCCACAAGCTGACGGCGGTGAAGTTCGGCGATTCCACCAAGATGCGCGTCGGCGACTGGGTGATGGCGATCGGCAATCCGTTCGGCCTCGGAGGCACGGTGACGGTCGGCATCATCTCGGCGCGCAACCGCGACATCAATTCCGGCCCCTATGACGACTTCATCCAGACGGACGCCGCCATCAATCGCGGCAATTCCGGCGGCCCGCTGTTCAACAGCATCGGCGAGGTCATCGGCATCAACACGGCGATCATATCGCCGTCGGGCGGCTCTATCGGCATCGGCTTCTCGATCCCATCGCAGCTTGCCGCGGGCGTGGTCGACCAGCTTCGCCAGTTTGGCGAGACGCGGCGCGGCTGGCTTGGCGTGCGCATCCAGCCGGTGACCGACGACATCGCCGAAAGCCTCGGCATGGCAACCGCCAAGGGGGCGCTGGTGGCCGGCGTCATCAAGGGCGGTCCGGTCGACAACGGTTCGGTTCAGGCCGGCGACGTCATCATCAAATTCGACGGCAAGGACATCCACGAGATGCGCGACTTGCCGCGCGTCGTCGCTGAAAGCCCTGTCGGCAAGGCGGTGGACGTGGTGATCGTGCGCAAGGGCGTCGAGCAGACGGTCAAGGTGACGCTCGGCCGGCTCGAGGACGGCGAGAAGCTGGCCAGTGGCGAGAAAGGCAATACCGATCAGGACAATGGCGACAAGGCGGCTCCGGTGTCCACGGCTTCGGTGCTCGGCATGACGATCGGCGAGCTCAACGAGCAGACGCGGCAGAAATTCAGCATCGCGGCCGATGTCTCAGGCGTCGTCATCACCGACGTTGCCAAGGATTCGGCCGCCGCCGAGCGCGGCATTCAGCCCGGCGAGGTGATCACCGAGATTGCACAGGAATCGGTCGGCACGCCGAAGGATGTCATGGACCGGATCGGCGCGCTTAAGGACCAGGGCCGCAAGAACGCGTTGCTGATGCTGGCCTCGAAGTCCGGCGAATTGCGCTTCGTGACGATCCGCATGGATTAG